In Lates calcarifer isolate ASB-BC8 linkage group LG21, TLL_Latcal_v3, whole genome shotgun sequence, a single window of DNA contains:
- the LOC108899622 gene encoding trace amine-associated receptor 1-like, with translation MESVLCYESSNASCLRTIYPLPIRIALYMILGVTVILTVCGNLLVTVSIAYFKQLHTPTNYLIASLAVSDLLLGLLVMFPSMIQCVETCWYFGDIFCKVYLSSDVMLCTASILNLSFISLDRHYAVCQPLLYRRKITVNVVLIMILLSWSISALTGFGMIFLKLNIWGIEEFYYNHVACEGGCVLFQSGLSSTVSSVLSFYIPGIIMLGVYLKIFLVAQRQLRSIKNISHISSAKVSNPSQTKATKTLAIIMGAFLSFWTPFFVCNIIDPFINYSTPPAVFETFVWVGYLNSTANPLIYAFFYSWFRKAFRLFTSGNIFKSNMSETTLFSE, from the coding sequence ATGGAGTCAGTGCTCTGCTATGAGTCCAGTAATGCTTCATGTCTGAGGACCATCTATCCCTTGCCCATACGCATTGCCCTCTACATGATCCTAGGGGTCACAGTCATTCTAACAGTATGTGGAAACCTTTTGGTCACTGTCTCAATTGCCTATTTCAAGCAACTCCACACTCCAACCAATTACCTCATTGCCTCTCTGGCTGTGTCTGACCTTCTTTTAGGATTGTTAGTCATGTTCCCCAGTATGATTCAGTGTGTAGAGACTTGCTGGTATTTTGGTGACATCTTCTGTAAAGTCTACTTGAGTTCTGATGTCATGCTGTGTACAGCATCAATTCTAAATCTGTCATTCATATCACTTGACCGGCACTATGCTGTTTGCCAACCTCTACTATACAGAAGAAAAATAACTGTTAACGTTGTGTTGATCATGATCCTGCTCAGTTGGAGTATTTCAGCTCTCACAGGCTTTGGAATGATTTTTCTGAAGTTAAATATTTGGGGGATTGAGGAGTTCTACTACAATCACGTTGCATGTGAGGGAGGATGTGTCTTGTTTCAGAGTGGACTGTCAAGCACAGTCTCATCAGTACTTTCTTTTTACATTCCAGGAATAATAATGCTTGGTGTTTACCTGAAGATTTTCTTAGTGGCACAGCGACAGTTACGCAGCATAAAGAATATAAGTCATATAAGCTCAGCAAAAGTATCAAACCCAAGTCAGACTAAAGCCACTAAAACACTTGCTATCATAATGGgggcatttctttctttttggactcctttttttgtctgtaacaTCATTGATCCTTTTATCAATTACTCAACTCCACCAGCAGTCTTTGAAACATTTGTCTGGGTGGGCTACTTGAATTCTACTGCAAACCCTTTaatatatgcatttttttatAGCTGGTTCAGAAAGGCATTTCGATTATTCACTTCAGGTAACATCTTTAAATCTAACATGTCAGAGACAACACTTTTCAGTGAATAA
- the LOC108899614 gene encoding trace amine-associated receptor 13c-like, with protein sequence MTGGLSPEQYCFPDSNASCVMAQFSVGTKVALYLLFALGMLVTILGNSVVIVSIAHFTQLQNPTNVLVLSLALADLLVGVVVMPFSAIRTVHGCWFYGDAFCLLHSSFDMFLTSVSIFHLICIAVDRHQAICNPLHYSRKITISVACFMVCVSWALAALYSYGLLYSKANIAGLEDYIASIYCLGSCNLLFNQLWGVLDSITAFFFPCTVMVCLYTQIFIVAKEHVRKIGDMNNSSNDRGRGGLIKQSEHKAAKTLGIVLGAFIFCWMPFFITSITDAYTGFITPAAIFEAFVWLGYFNSTLNPVIYAFFYPWFKKCFYLIVSLKIFNPNSSTIKVNIRTHS encoded by the coding sequence ATGACTGGTGGTCTGTCTCCAGAGCAGTACTGTTTTCCAGACTCAAATGCTTCTTGTGTTATGGCACAGTTCAGTGTGGGGACCAAAGTTGCCCTCTATTTGTTGTTTGCTTTAGGCATGCTGGTTACCATTTTAGGGAACTCTGTTGTCATTGTGTCAATAGCTCATTTTACTCAGTTGCAGAATCCTACCAATGTGCTTGTTTTATCTCTTGCTCTTGCAGACCTTCTTGTGGGTGTTGTTGTAATGCCCTTCAGTGCCATTCGGACTGTTCATGGCTGCTGGTTCTATGGTGATGCCTTCTGTCTGCTGCACTCTAGTTTTGATATGTTTCTTACCTCTGTATCTATCTTCCATCTAATTTGTATTGCTGTAGACCGACACCAGGCAATATGTAATCCTCTACATTATTCTAGGAAAATCACAATATCAGTGGCTTGTTTTATGGTATGTGTGAGCTGGGCACTGGCTGCTCTCTACTCCTATGGACTACTCTACTCAAAGGCCAACATAGCAGGGCTAGAGGATTATATAGCATCAATATACTGCCTTGGCAGTTGTAACCTTCTCTTTAATCAGCTCTGGGGGGTTTTGGACAGTATTActgcctttttctttccctgcaCTGTAATGGTTTGTCTGTACACTCAAATATTTATTGTGGCTAAAGAGCATGTAAGAAAGATCGGAGATATGAACAACAGTTCaaatgacagagggagaggtgggtTGATTAAACAGTCTGAGCACAAAGCTGCAAAGACTCTGGGTATTGTGCTCGGTGCATTCATCTTTTGTTGGATGCCCTTTTTTATAACTTCTATAACTGATGCCTACACTGGCTTTATCACACCTGCTGCAATCTTTGAAGCATTTGTTTGGTTGGGTTACTTCAACTCAACACTAAACCCAGTTATTTATGCGTTTTTTTATCCTTGGTTTAAGAAGTGCTTTTATCTCATTGTCAGTCTGAAAATATTTAACCCCAATTCTTCAACCATAAAGGTGAATATACGAACACATTCATGA
- the LOC108899608 gene encoding trace amine-associated receptor 13c-like has product MTGGLSPEQYCFPDSNASCVMAQFSVGTKVALYLLFALGMLVTILGNFVVIVSIAHFTQLQNPTNVLVLSLALVDLLVGVVVMPFSAIRTVHGCWFYGDAFCLLHSSFDVFFTTLSIFHLICIAVDRHQAICNPLHYSRKISISVACFMVCVSWALAALYSYGLLYSKANIAGLEDYIASIYCLGSCNLLFNQLWGVLDSIICFFFPCTVMVCLYTQIFIVAKEHVRKIGDMNNSSNDRGRGGLIKQSEHKAAKTLGIVLGAFIFCWMPFFITSITDAYTGFITPAAIFEAFVWLGYFNSTLNPVIYALFYPCFKNCFYCIVTLKIFSSNSSNMHISLK; this is encoded by the coding sequence ATGACTGGTGGTCTGTCTCCAGAGCAGTACTGTTTTCCAGACTCAAATGCTTCTTGTGTTATGGCACAGTTCAGTGTGGGGACCAAAGTTGCCCTCTATTTGTTGTTTGCTTTAGGCATGCTGGTTACCATTTTAGGGAactttgttgtcattgtgtCAATAGCTCATTTTACTCAGTTGCAGAATCCTACCAATGTGCTTGTTTTATCTCTTGCTCTGGTTGATCTACTAGTGGGTGTTGTTGTAATGCCCTTCAGTGCCATTCGGACTGTTCATGGCTGCTGGTTCTATGGTGATGCCTTCTGTCTGCTGCACTCtagttttgatgtgtttttcaccACTCTTTCTATCTTCCATCTAATTTGTATTGCTGTAGACCGACACCAGGCAATATGTAATCCTCTACATTATTCTAGGAAAATCTCAATATCAGTGGCTTGTTTTATGGTATGTGTGAGCTGGGCACTGGCTGCTCTCTACTCCTATGGACTACTCTACTCAAAGGCCAACATAGCAGGGTTAGAGGATTATATAGCATCAATATACTGCCTTGGCAGTTGTAACCTTCTCTTTAATCAGCTCTGGGGGGTTTTGGACAGtattatctgttttttctttccctgcaCTGTAATGGTTTGTCTGTACACTCAAATATTTATTGTGGCTAAAGAGCATGTAAGAAAGATCGGAGATATGAACAACAGTTCaaatgacagagggagaggtgggtTGATTAAACAGTCTGAGCACAAAGCTGCAAAGACTCTGGGTATTGTGCTCGGTGCATTCATCTTTTGTTGGATGCCCTTTTTTATAACTTCTATAACTGATGCCTACACTGGCTTTATCACACCTGCTGCAATCTTTGAAGCATTTGTTTGGTTGGGTTACTTCAACTCAACACTAAACCCAGTTATTTATGCATTGTTTTATCCATGcttcaaaaactgtttttattgtattgttacactgaaaatatttagcTCAAATTCCTCAAACATGCATATATCTCTTAAATGA
- the lyrm9 gene encoding LYR motif-containing protein 9 isoform X1, producing the protein MPPLVGAELIQTPVQLYRYLLRCCRQLPTTTMQQHYRHAIRQGYNSHSDEDDPERIQMIIQRAIADADWILDKVCLWSVSALTVLLSFCQLQRV; encoded by the exons ATGCCACCTTTAGTTGGAGCTGAGTTGATCCAGACACCAGTGCAGCTCTATCGGTATCTCCTCAGATGTTGCAGGCAGTTGCCAACCACAACAATGCAGCAACACTATCGACATGCCATAAGACAG GGTTACAACAGTCACTCAGATGAAGATGACCCAGAGAGGATACAAATGATAATCCAAAGAGCAATAGCAGATGCTGACTGGATTCTTGATAAA GTCTGTCTCTGGAGTGTTTCTGCTCTCACAGTACTTCTGAGTTTTTGTCAACTACAAAGAGTATGA
- the lyrm9 gene encoding LYR motif-containing protein 9 isoform X2: protein MPPLVGAELIQTPVQLYRYLLRCCRQLPTTTMQQHYRHAIRQGYNSHSDEDDPERIQMIIQRAIADADWILDKYTKKK from the exons ATGCCACCTTTAGTTGGAGCTGAGTTGATCCAGACACCAGTGCAGCTCTATCGGTATCTCCTCAGATGTTGCAGGCAGTTGCCAACCACAACAATGCAGCAACACTATCGACATGCCATAAGACAG GGTTACAACAGTCACTCAGATGAAGATGACCCAGAGAGGATACAAATGATAATCCAAAGAGCAATAGCAGATGCTGACTGGATTCTTGATAAA tataccAAGAAGAAGTGA
- the ift20 gene encoding intraflagellar transport protein 20 homolog — protein sequence MAKDPLAEAGFYFDELNKLRVLEPDVSQKTSELKEECKEFVDKIGQFQKIVGGLIELVDELAKEAETEKMKAIGARNLLKSVAKQREAQQQQLQALIAEKKMQLERYRIEYEALSKVESEQNEFIDQFILQK from the exons ATGGCTAAAGACCCATTAGCAGAGGccggcttttattttgatgagcTCAACAAGCTAAGGGTACTGGAGCCTGATGTCAGTCAGAAGACCTCAGAGCTTAAGGAGGAGTGTAAAGAATTTGTGGACA AAATTGGCCAGTTTCAGAAGATAGTTGGAGGTCTTATTGAGCTGGTTGATGAATTGGCAAAAGAAGCGGAGACAGAAAAGATGAAG GCAATAGGAGCCAGAAATCTGCTGAAGTCTGTGGCGAAACAGAGGgaggctcagcagcagcagcttcaggctCTCATTGCAGAGAAAAAGATGCAACTTGAGAG aTATCGTATTGAGTATGAAGCATTGTCCAAAGTGGAGTCTGAGCAGAACGAGTTCATCGACCAGTTCATTCTACAAAAGTAA
- the tnfaip1 gene encoding BTB/POZ domain-containing adapter for CUL3-mediated RhoA degradation protein 2 — MSGDSCLPQHHTQSDSTSPAPHLACPKTKTCSYRGAVGLGNKYVRLNVGGTLFYTTLQILTRQNSMLKAMFSGKKEVFTDKEGWILIDRSGKHFGSILCYLRDGTVTLPKGRQAVQELLAEAKYYLIQGLIELCQNTLQGNQEQPLCVIPVVTSSKEEERLIQSSTKPVVKLVYNRSNNKYSYTSNSDDNLLKNIELFDRLSLSFNGRVLFIKDVIGDEICCWSFYGQGRKLAEVCCTSIVYATEKKQTKVEFPEARIYEETLNTLLYETMPLPDNSLLEATRRSYNNCGSHSEEEEGPGGAELRERVRRIHVKRYSTYDDRPLGH, encoded by the exons ATGTCTGGAGACAGCTGTCTGCCCCAGCATCATACCCAGTCTGACTCCACCTCTCCAGCCCCTCATCTGGCATGTCCCAAGACCAAGACCTGCAGTTATCGAGGAGCAGTTGGCCTGGGCAACAAGTATGTCCGGCTTAATGTTGGCGGGACCCTGTTTTACACCACACTGCAAATACTGACCAGGCAGAACTCCATGCTGAAAGCCATGTTCAGCGGAAAGAAGGAAGTGTTCACTGATAAAGAGG GTTGGATCCTGATTGACCGCAGTGGGAAACACTTTGGCAGCATTCTGTGCTACCTGCGTGATGGCACAGTAACCTTACCCAAAGGCCGTCAGGCTGTCCAGGAGCTCCTGGCCGAGGCAAAGTATTACCTCATCCAGGGCCTGATAGAGCTTTGTCAAAACACCCTGCAG GGCAATCAAGAGCAGCCCCTGTGTGTTATACCTGTGGTCACCTCCAGtaaggaagaggagaggctCATCCAGTCTTCTACCAAG cCTGTGGTGAAGCTTGTGTACAACAGAAGCAATAACAAGTACTCCTACACCAG TAACTCAGACGACAACCTGTTGAAGAACATTGAGCTGTTTGACCGGCTGTCTCTCAGCTTCAATGGCCGCGTCCTTTTCATCAAAGACGTGATCGGAGATGAGATCTGCTGCTGGTCCTTTTATGGTCAGGGGCGCAAACTGGCTGAGGTGTGCTGCACCTCCATTGTCTATgccacagagaagaaacagaccAAG gTGGAGTTTCCTGAAGCTCGTATCTATGAGGAGACTCTGAACACCTTGCTGTATGAGACAATGCCACTGCCTGACAACTCTCTGCTGGAGGCCACTCGCAGAAGCTATAACAACTGTGGCTCTcacagtgaggaagaggaggggccCGGGGGAGCCGAGCTTCGTGAGCGTGTTCGTCGAATCCACGTGAAGAGGTACAGCACGTATGACGACCGGCCGCTGGGACACTGA